In Paramormyrops kingsleyae isolate MSU_618 chromosome 18, PKINGS_0.4, whole genome shotgun sequence, the DNA window TAGCCCTTGTCTTCCTTGGGGGGGCAAGTGGTACACAGCAGGCCACCACCTAGGATCAGCAAACCAGCAGCTCCCCAGCCAATGTACAGTGAGGCTCCCAGCTCTCTGCGCTGGGCTTCCGTCAGCAGAGGGTTGTAGAAATCCCTGATGATTGTATTAGCTGACCAGCAGACTGGGATGAGGCAGAGGACACCAGCGATGATGAAGGCAATGCCACTGCCGATGGTTACCTTTGCCTTTGAAGCTTCATCCTCAATGCAGTTGGTGCACTGTCCCCCGACCACAGCCAGCAGGATGGCGAAGAAGGCCACGATGATGGCGATGACGACCAGGGCGCGGGCGGCCTGCAGGTCCTGGGGCAGGGCGAGCATGGAGTCGTAGACCTTGCACTGCATCTGCCCCGTGCTCTGGGTCACGCAATTCATCCACAAGCCTTCCCAGATGATTTGCGCTGTCACGATGTTGGCTCCGATGAAGGCAGTCACCTTCCACATGGGCAGGGCGCACACGATGATGACTCCGAGAAATCCGATGATGGCCAGGGCCAATCCTAGAATCTCTTTCCCCATAGATGCCATTGTGAGTCTTCTCTTCAATGTGTCGCTTTCTCAGGAGCAACGCAGAAAGCAGGACAGAGAGCCGTAttgtcctctctctgctgaccTCTGTTATATATTCCTAGGGTGTAGTTTCTCTCCACCTCCTTCAGGTGAACCAGCTTCATGGATTGAACTTCCTGTCAGACTTCTTTTGTCATTTCTTATTTGCAATGAAACTTGTAAAATTGCAATCAGATGATGTAACTGGCTAAGAAAAACAATGTATTACTGCCCGGTATAATCTGACTTGGCCAACAAATTAACCAGGTAATGACCAGCAAACAACAGTTCACATCATGAGTTCTCCCTTCCTTGATTTTAACGTCTagtattcatttaaaaaatgtgattACTTCAGAACTATTCTATATCTtggctttgtttttgttttccttcaaAAAACCATCCCTTCCAGAAATCACGTAATCAGTTAGTCAGGCACATATGTACACAACATATAGTGGTATTAAAACATGTACCATGAGCTGGTTTGCCCTCAGCCCTTACAGGATGTGTTGGGTCAGTGTAGTGCTACAGAGCTGAAGAAATGATTGAAAGACTGAACATATATGGGTATATGGGTGCTGTGTGGTTCTGTGTATTAGGCCACTGATACATGCGGCATTATCTACCAAATGGAACATAAAAGGTAACAATGAGGCTCAAGAAAGAAGGAGGGGACAGATAATCATGGCAGTAGGTAGAAGATCtcttttttataattattattgaaaTTAAAGTACCATTTAGAAGAACATCTATTACACCATCCTttctttaataataaaaaaacaactccCCCACCCCTAAAATcctaaaataaaacagaatgcaCTGCATCTGGTCATAGCTgagtgcgtgtgcgtgtgcgtgtgcgtgtgcgtgtgtatatgtataaCATAAAAGCAAAAGATCTTTATAATAATTTTGGCAGCACCTGTATAATTGGTTTTACATAAACATAACACTGACTGCAGGAATCAATCTAGTAATAACTCATTTGTTTGGAGGGTGGGAGGGGTACTGTGTAAGACACACAGGCCAGCAAACCTCTTCCCACAAATTAAACTGACCTTTCCATCCCCCTGTTCATTGCAGCACAGGATTAAAATGTTGGAGCTTTAACGGACTGAACCCAGACACCTTGACTTTATGCAGGAATCAGGGCTCCCACACTGCCTCACATGGCACTTTTCTACTGAGAAAACATGTTCTGTTCCGGTTCGTGAACCTATTTATGAACAATTCTGTGTGTTTCCACTAAAATATACACTGCTTCCAAACCAAAAATACGGTTCCAATTGAGGACCAAAAAATAGTTGGTCCCTGAATGGGAACCATAATGATATCATGAGTGGGCATGTACTATATACTTGGAGGTAAACCATGCCATCTGCCATCTTGCTCCTGTTCTCTGAACTCCATCTACTCAGTTATACCCACCACTAATGACGTGATGGTGCTGACTGCTGAGACAAAAACTGGTGGAAACATGGGCTGGTTCTTAGTTGGCACCTTATTGCAAACTGAACTGGTTCGCGAACTGGAACAGAATCGATTCTTTCtcggtggaaaagcaccatcaGTTAGCCATTTCATTGCTGGCTTCCAATGAACAACAAAGCTGCCGTCAGCCAGGTTGAGACCACGCTGATTTGTGGTAGTCATGGAGGAAAGGCTTAACCACTTTCTTCCTTGTGGGAAGAGATAGCATCAAGATGCTTTGAGATAGAACCATGAAGTGAAATGATAAACATAATGGTTTACTTATGTAATGACACTCAGAACTGCTCCTTAGTATTACCCTGGCTGTAGAGTCTGTCATGAAACCCACATATAAGCCTTGCTGAATTTTTCACTCCATTCTATAAAATATTCCATGAGACACCCTTCAAGCACAAATGTCTCTGACTCTGACTTCCCTGCGAGAGACAAAGAGTTGCCCTGGTGTTGCAAGACAAATGAGTAATTATCACGAGTGTTGCTAGGATCCTAAGACATCCAGAGCTTAGCCCAGAGACCATGAAACATCTGAGCTATACAAAACATTCAGGGCTCATTTTGGATTCTGCCCCAGGCTCATGACAAATCTGGTAATCATTTCATTGCATTAATCATCGCCTACGTCTCTGTGCCTATTGTGTCCAGCATTATCTTAGGGAATGGAATTTACTGTTTTAGTTTAGGTTACTGTTGTCAAACTCAAGGCCTACCTGGCTGCATACGCCCTGCGTgaatttacaaaaaaacatCCACCTTATTTCTAGCTTCCAAGATAGATTGCATGAACTATGAGCACGACTTCCACTTTGTTGCACCACTGAACACTGAACCAGCATTTCTCAGCAATAGCAAAATAACAAATCAATACGAGGGAACAAGGCTTTTCAACCCTGAAATGCGATAATATTGTCACACCTCTGCCTTCTACGGTTGATGGATGAGAGAATGACATACAGTGACATGCATAGTAGTGCTGTAACAGACCAAAGTTAATGTGTGTCTCGAACGGATACCACGACTTTTGCACAATGTAAGGTTGCCGTGAAAAGATACATAAGTCGTTGGAAAGGCTGATCTTAAAAGATGCAAGGTGTGTCAATATCTCCACAGCAACAAGGTTGGACGTGTTTTGTTGAAGGAAGTAGGGAACAACCTTCCCTCTGTTAATATGAAGATACAGAGAGCATTTTCAGTCGTCTCTTTAAGTTTAGGTGCTTCAGCCTATTTAATCTCGATTCATCATCTTTTGGAAGGCGATGGAAAGATTGACAGCTAAAGACTGACAGTCCCTCATTCTTTTTGGTACATGGTCAAAGCATTATTAACCCACACATTTAGCTTAGCTTGGATATTAGTACCACTGTAAATGTGTAAATGGATGTGTTTTGTTGAAGGAAGTATACGGAACAACCTTGCCTCTGTTAATATGAAGATACAGAGAGCATTTTCAGACGTCTCTAAGTTTAGGTGCTTCAGCCTATTTAATCTCGATTCATCATCTTTTGGAAGGCGATGGAAAGATTGACAGCTAAAGACTGACAGTCCCTCGTTCTTTTTGGTACATGGTCAAAGCATTGTTTACCCACACGTTTAGCCTGGCTTGGTTATTAGTACAGTTGTGAACAGCACAACAAGACCTCTGTAATGCAATTTCAGGCAAGGCTAATGACACAGAAAGAAATGCACTCCCTCAAAGGGCTGTATATGTCACACTATATATGTTAGATACATTCAAATGGACCACCGTAGATAACTAGCCACCCAAAAGGTTGTTGCCGCTTATGGCTACTTTCTCGACATAGGGCCACCAGGAATAAGGAGGATTGACAAATGATCGCTAATCTGACCAGCTAGATgactttattattaatgataatttGTGAAAAATAATCTACAATTTATTTTTAGTTAAAACTGCTATTCTTAGCTTTTCCACTGGGAAGGGCACAACAGGGCTGACGAAATatatttttgaccccactaTTTGAAACACATTGTTTTAAACACAATGGCTTGTGGGGATAGCTGACAATGACCTAAGTAAATATGGTATTGGCACGAAggaaaatacagtggtacctcagttctcaaactcattagaactcgaatttcttgaaagtcaaaccaacctgcagttagaaaaaaaattacctagagctcgatctgaatctcagaagtcaaactgtgaacaccgacctaagataacttaggaaatgagtcacgcggcacatctctcagcggaaacaaagggtaacgcttcagtctcagcctcacattagctgtgatagcatcatgcatgtttacactagctgaatacatgtatttagacagtaaaaatacatttagacaatgatagacagtaactaattattattatataacaaaatacatttaaaaataaagatttcttattccttgttttaatattaataataataatatgtttaattataataatattgtcgtgctgagcggggatggaacggagacaaaggcgcagacgtcagggtatcggggttTAATTACAAGTAAGACACTGACTATCAGCAATCTACATTAAGCCATGCTTTCTTACTGAAGCTAAGGTCGTGTCCCAATTAACTGACTGCATTCAAAGGCCAAATGCGTCACAGTGCCTCAAGACGGCTGTCCCGTTTCGAcggctccttcaaatgcagccTAGGAATATGTCCTTCTTTTCCTGGGCCACGAAGGATCCATTTGATGAATCCTTAGTGGCCCAActtatcccaagattcatttaGGCTCTgtccgaattcaggggctgcatcctcaAGGAGTGCACTTCATGAAGgtgtagcctttgtaggctgcgTTCTTCGATGGTCGAACAGAAAGCGTTGTCAGGTGGGATGGTCTGCCCCCCACCAGCTGCTACTCCCCTTATATTGGGGTCTAACTGGGACACACCCACTTTAGCTCTGCGCAGTGACTCTTGGGATATGGTGGGCTGCAAAGAATTCATCGGGTGCATCCTTTATGTCTCGGCAAAAAGAGGATGCCTTTCTAGACta includes these proteins:
- the LOC111840171 gene encoding claudin-4-like, encoding MASMGKEVLGLALAIIGFLGVIIVCALPMWKVTAFIGANIVTAQTIWEGLWMNCVMQSTGQMQCKVYDSMLALPQDLQAARALVVISIIVAFFAILLAVVGGKCTNCIEEEASKAKVTIGSGIAFIIAGVLCLIPACWAAHSIIRDFYNPLLTEAQRRELGASLLTMASMGKEILGLALAIIGFLGVIIVCALPMWKVTAFIGANIVTAQIIWEGLWMNCVTQSTGQMQCKVYDSMLALPQDLQAARALVVIAIIVAFFAILLAVVGGQCTNCIEDEASKAKVTIGSGIAFIIAGVLCLIPVCWSANTIIRDFYNPLLTEAQRRELGASLYIGWGAAGLLILGGGLLCTTCPPKEDKGYNVKYSQPRSTANSKAYV